One segment of Panicum virgatum strain AP13 chromosome 1K, P.virgatum_v5, whole genome shotgun sequence DNA contains the following:
- the LOC120677163 gene encoding desmethyl-deoxy-podophyllotoxin synthase-like: MEQPAFHHLCLLLALLLPPLLLLLRQLISKRDGGDGVRLPPGPWRLPVIGSLHHLAGRPLVHRAFADLARRLGAPPLMYLQLGEVPVVVATSRDAAREVMRTHDAALASRPWSPTIRIMMEEGQGLVFAPYGDLWRQLRRISILELLSARRVQSFRRVREDEVARLAAAVAAAAASPQGAPVDVSRRIAELVADSAVRAMIGDRFSRRDEFLVSLQEGLKLVAGLSLGDLFPSSPLVSFLNGTARRAHANHRKNFALMECAIKQHEEQRAAAAANGTDQEEEEDLVDVLLRVQKEGGLDVPLTMGIIKAVILDLFSAGSETSATTLEWAMSELVRHPDVMKKAQAELRGTLNGKPRVTEDDLPQMKYLKLVIKETLRLHPPAPLLLPREARESCKILGYDVPKGTTVFVNAWAIGRDPRYWDDPEEFKPERFESGAIDFKGMDFEFIPFGAGRRICPGMLFAQSNIELALAALLYHFDWKLPDGLKPSELDMSEDIGITVRRKNALLLHPIVRVPLLSAQ; the protein is encoded by the exons ATGGAGCAGCCGGCGTTCCACCACCTGTGCCTCCTCCTGGCtctgctcctccctcccctgctcctcctcctcaggcAGCTCATCAGCaagcgcgacggcggcgacggcgtcagGCTGCCGCCGGGCCCGTGGCGGCTGCCGGTGATCGGCAGCCTGCACCACCTCGCGGGCCGGCCGCTCGTTCACCGCGCGTTCGCGGACCTCGCGCGCCGGctgggcgcgccgccgctcatGTACCTCCAGCTCGGCGAGGTCCCCGTCGTGGTGGCCACCTCCCGCGACGCCGCGCGCGAGGTCATGCGGACGCACGACGCCGCGTTGGCGTCGCGGCCGTGGAGCCCCACCATCCGGATCATGATGGAGGAGGGGCAGGGCCTGGTGTTCGCGCCCTACGGCGACCTGTGGCGCCAGCTCCGGCGGATCAGCATCCTGGAGCTCCTCAGCGCCCGCCGCGTCCAGTCCTTCCGCCGCGTCCGGGAGGACGAGGtcgcgcgcctcgccgccgccgtggcggccgccgccgcgtcgccccaGGGAGCGCCCGTCGACGTCAGCCGCCGGATCGCCGAGCTGGTTGCCGACTCGGCGGTGCGGGCCATGATTGGGGACAGGTTCAGCAGGCGGGACGAGTTCCTGGTGTCGCTCCAGGAGGGCCTCAAGCTCGTGGCCGGGCTCAGCCTCGGCGACCTGTTCCCGTCGTCGCCGCTcgtgagcttcctcaacgggacggcgcggcgagcgcaCGCCAACCACCGGAAGAACTTTGCGCTCATGGAATGCGCCATCAAGCAGCACGAGGAGCAGagagccgccgcggcggcgaacggcactgaccaggaggaggaggaggacctggtGGACGTGCTCCTCAGAGTACAAAAGGAAGGTGGCCTCGACGTGCCTCTCACCATGGGAATCATCAAAGCCGTTATCCTG GATCTGTTTAGCGCTGGAAGTGAGACATCAGCAACAACCTTGGAGTGGGCAATGTCGGAGCTCGTGAGGCACCCGGACGTGATGAAGAAAGCCCAAGCCGAGCTGCGTGGCACTCTCAATGGGAAGCCGAGAGTGACTGAAGATGACTTGCCACAGATGAAGTACCTGAAGCTGGTCATCAAGGAGACACTGCGGTTGCATCCGCCGGCGCCATTGCTTCTGCCAAGGGAGGCTAGGGAGTCCTGCAAGATTCTTGGCTACGACGTGCCCAAGGGCACCACGGTGTTCGTGAACGCGTGGGCGATCGGCAGGGATCCCAGGTACTGGGATGATCCGGAGGAGTTCAAGCCGGAGCGGTTTGAGTCCGGTGCAATCGACTTCAAGGGCATGGACTTTGAGTTCATACCGTTCGGCGCGGGGAGAAGGATATGCCCGGGAATGCTGTTTGCACAGTCGAACATAGAGCTCGCGCTTGCAGCCTTGCTCTACCACTTCGACTGGAAGCTCCCTGACGGGTTGAAGCCGAGTGAGCTGGACATGAGTGAGGACATTGGCATCACTGTTCGAAGGAAGAACGCCTTGCTTCTGCATCCCATTGTTCGCGTGCCCCTCCTATCAGCACAATAG